The DNA region AGGAGGAGGTGTGTGGGGGGCTTGTGTTAATGACAGAGGTCTTTCTGCTGCTCACAGTGCTTTATTTGTTTACAATTGCCCCATAGTCTTGCTGAAACAGACAGAGGGAAGGGGGCAGAGGAGCAAGGGTTATTATGTGCTCATGGCATTGCTTGAGTGAGCAGATGCATTTGGCATGTGCCGAGCTGTGCTGCGGACATACGTCCAGATCCTGTTGGGACACTTGGCACTTTAAACACCGATCTCAGCAGAAGCCCCTAGCTTCAATTTGAGTTGGCTCCAGCTGTGAGCTCCAGCGGTGTGTATTATGGGAATGTTGTGGGGTGCAGTATCTCAGCGCGAGGAGATGAGCTCTGTCTCTGGGAAGGTAGACAGACAGGGCTGCTTTCTCAGCTGTCCGAGGGCTTGGAGGGTTAAACCCCTGGCGTGTGAATGGAAACATGGAGAACCGGAGAAGAACGGCACCTTCATTCTATGGTTTCTTGCCAGACAAAGAAAGCCACTCTCCGTCTGTATATTCAACATCCGAGCTAATCTGCTGAATTATGATGGTTGAAGGTGGGACTAAAGTTGTCTAAATTTTTGTGTcaaatttctttaattttaaatcCTCCATGCGGTAGTTTGAGATAACCATGGTTCTTGTGGGTGTGCCTCCCTGGATATTGCTCATTCATTTATAAGCCAATTCTGAAGGTATAttgtctctctgtttccctcAGTTCAGCAGCTGAAGTCTACAGATCTTGGACGCCACAGCCTCCTCTACATCAAAGAAATAGGACAGGGCTGGTTTGGCAAGGTGAGGCCTTTTATAACTCCGAAAATATACCGTAATTTGGTGCTGAGAAAATAGCAAAGTTTTTTTGAGTACCCTACTCTTGAGGTTGAATTTATACACAGTACAGTGTACGCATTATGTTGCCGTAATCTCATTATGAGCTACCGTTAAACAAACAGTTTAATTTTAATTGCACACCAAGTATTCACTCTTTTTAAACAGGGGCTGCCAGTTTCACAGGAGGCAGGTGTGAGCCATGTTAATGTGCGGTTTGGGCTGGCTTTCAGGTTTTGCTGGGGGAGGTGAATGCTGGACTCAGTACCACACAGGTGGTGGTTAAGGAGCTTAAGGCCAGTGCCAGTGTACAGGAGCAGATGCACTTCCTGGAAGAGGTCCAGCCTTACTGGTACACACCTTTCCTCTTATCTCTCTTACCCATTTTTTACAATTCTTTTTACTCCCTCATTTTTTTACTCATCTTATGCTGTATGCTAAAATACATGATTTTTTTGTCAGTACATCTAATTTGGAGACACAAAGTGAAGCAACATTAACGATAGCTCTTATTTAGAATGTGTAACTAAACGGTTTCTCATGTGAGCAGTGTTTTGATGTCTGAGTGTGTGAATCCCACAGGGTGCTCCAGCATCCAGCCCTCCTGCAGTGTCTGTCCCAGTGTTCAGAAGTCACACCCTACCTGCTGGTTATGGAGCACTGCCCGCTGGTAAGCCACTGAATACCAGCCGCTTCGCTCACCATCTTCAGTACATACTCTGAGTTGGTCTAATGACCCTTTAGAGTCTATACTAGCAGTCAGCAATCCTCTTGACATGAAGTGCCATTTTTACACTATATCCATTATTACACAATGTATTGACGTAGCATCCTCTTTATTTACTAAGTATAGTTTTGAGAGCAAGAAACTACAAACTGCATGAGTTTTTGAGTCCAAGTGGCTGTGCTGTGGTGTTCAATTGACCCTTCTTTAAGCCACGCCCTTAAAAATGTTGACCAATCTGAGCTTAGCAACTATATTGCCATAGAGTATAATCAGACTTTTGTTCTTTTCTAATGTAAGTCTATGGAGAATCTGTGCCTTTGGGTAGTTTTTAAatccaaaatattacaaaatgaaagTTAAACTTTAGTGCCAGGTCACCTTCAGTATAATAGTGACACAAGGAGCACAGAGAGAATGCATGTAGTATTTTACCACTTTCATGCTGTTCATGCGGTGTATTAGACGCTCACCCTCATTCACAAAAGAACATGCAACATCTataagaacatttacattttctccAAGTTTCTCACAGTACCATAAGGAGGATGTTGTCATAACGTTAAAAACTGCTCATCAAATGAGGATCTTGATTCTGATTTCACAGTTTGAGTAGTTTAATCACTATATGGCATCATTCAACatgtaattaagaaaaacagcatTGCTTTGTTTCATTCCAAGACAGAAAAGAATAACATTGAATTTATGAGCACATTTAACTTAAAAACGTGCTGTTCACTGACATTTCCTATTCATTTCTGTAAAGCTGATCTGAGCATCCTAGGGGGATGGAGCTTAGCATAGGGTTAATTGAACAGCTTAAtgctccctctgctggtcataTTAGAAATTGTGCATTTGCACAGTTACAAACTGTAAAGTGGTACCAGAATTACAGTTGATCACTATAACAAAAATTAGCATTCGTGCTGTACTTAAGAATGCTGTTTACTCAATACAGGGAGATGTTAAAGGATACCTCCGTAGCTGTCGGGCAGCAGACTCAATGACCCCTGACCCTTTGATTCTTCAGCGGATGGCATGCGAGATTGCTTCTGGTCTTCTGTATCTTCACAAACACAATTACATTCACAGGTGAGGATACAGTTACCTTTGGCCTTTTCTTTGCATACTTATTGTCTCTGTTATTTTTCACCCCACCGCTCACTGGACGTCCAGCTCTGGTGTCTCCTGGCAACAATATCCTGGTGCTGCCTGAGTACATGTCACAGACTCCAGCATCAGTGATTTTGTTGCTGGGGGAAAACCCCTTGCTCAACACACATCATCAATTATTTGTGTCACCAATGAAGAAAATGTGAGGTGACTTCCCTTGTAATGAAAGTTTGCCAATGACAGGAACTATAAATGATGCAAACATTGCTCCACTCTGTTCTGTTCTCAGTGACCTGGCCCTAAGGAACTGCCTGTTGACTTCAGAGATGGCAGTTAAAATTGGAGACTATGGCCTCAGCCACAGCAAATACAAGGTGAGTCTATGAAGGCTTTTATTTTTAGCATTAGAAGCCATGCTCACACTATTATTTTGATGTTGTCTCAGTATTTCTTTTTACTGAATATCAGTGCATCCTTTCCCTTTGTTAGGATGACTATTATGTGACAGCAGATCAAATATGGGTTCCTCTACGCTGGATTGCCCCAGAACTTATTGATGAAGTCCATGGCAATCTCTTAGTAGTGGACCAAACCAAGTCCAGCAACGTCTGGTGAGAAATAAATCAGAGAAAATCACTATGGCAGGGGTTATCAAACTTCGTATTAAATTGCAGTCTctattgtattacatttttttttgtataatttttacagGAGGATAAacgtatatataaaatatgccaTGATATTTGCACTAAAACATAACCTGAGTGCAAAGATGAACACAGTATTACAATCAGGATGTTACCAATTTTGCAAATGATGAACGCAAAACTAGCATGCATAACTTATTCAAGTGGAGACAGACATGCTTTTCAAGAATTTGACAAGCTTAAGCACAAAACACAGCTCAGCACCTTTCATAAAGGtgacaattataataaaaatttgcAGCATACTATATCCTGAAGTATATTTCTTACTTCTGTGAAAATTCCTACAAACTTTGGAATTAAAAGGCATAATCAACAAAAAAAGCTCTGCCCTGTGACATGCTATAGGCTATAAGGAGAAAATAAAGCTCCAGACTTTTTGcactttaaatacatttcagaCCAACAGACATTTTGCTGTTTCTTATGTTTCTGTGttctaaattttattaaattttttgtacTCTGCAGGTCACTTGGTGTGACGATATGGGAGTTGTTTGAACTGGGTAACCAACCTTACAGGCACTATACTGATAGGCAGGTTTTAACATATGCTGTAAAGGAACAGCAGCTCAAACTGCCAAAGCCTCTGCTGAAAGTGCCTCTGTGTGAACGCTGGTGAGTCGTCTCACAAGTCCAAATAATCATTATGAGCCACCCATCCCCTTACGTCTACCAATAGCAATGACCACATCCAAACCAATCAGTGTGCCTCTCCAAAGACAAACCGACCAATCACTTTGcttttaaatacatgtaaaacaaTCAATATCTTCCAACCACAGGTGCCTCCACCAGTCACTGCCATTTCCTTTGGCAGGACCAACAAATCAATACTCCTCAAATCCTGTGTAGTCAATCATTAATTTCCCCCTCTGTAAGGCCATCAGTCATACATTATTGCAGTCCCGGAAGCACACAGCAATTAATTTTACCCTTATACTCTCCAATCATTGTCCATTTAATCAAGAGCAGTCATGCATACAAGTATACCACTCCATTCCCAACAGGATACTAAACAATCAATGACCCTACTTTAAGACCGCAAGGCTACTATCATGCTAAACTGTCCATATTTCAAAACATCAAAAATAGTTTCTGGATATCATCCATACTAGAATCCAGTACCCATATTACAATAAGATAATAAAGCATTGATAATAGAGCAAGGGTCTGCAACCACCctgttgaaaataaaaaataaaataaaaacagcacatgCTGGTtaagtatgttttgaagcatggctactggtttgagctggtttaagctggtcatgaaCTGGAttaagctggtcatgtgctggcacTAACCTGGTCCTGAAcaggagctagttgcttaggaccagcacatgaccagctaagGACCACCTTAAACCAGTTCATGAGcagcaaaggaccatcttaaaACAGCTCAAAGCAGCatccatgcttcaaaacatacctaaccagcatatgctggatTTTCAACGGGGCTTGCTCCTTTAGAGCTACTGTCCTGCAGACTTCATTTCCAACCCTGCTCAAATACACCTGCCTGTAATTATCATGTAACCCTGAACACCtttattagctggttcaggtgtggaTGGAGCTGAAATCTATAGGatggtagctctccaggagcagggtggGAGACCACACTAATAAGGCATTAGCAAATTATACAACAACATAGTTTTTTCCCCGATTGCATTCTAATCGTTACAGTAAACCAGTAGAGTTTCTCATAAATTTTAGTTTTTAGCCTAAAATATTTGCTtttctgttgtgtgtgtgagtaggTATGAGATATTGCAGTTCTGTTGGCTGCAACCTGAGCAGAGGCCTGTTGTGGAGGAAGTCCATCTCCTGCTAAGCTACCTGTGTGCTAAGGGTGCAACTGATGCTGAGGAGGACTTTGAGAAACGCTGGAACTCTCTCAGGCCAAGTCTGGGCTCCAGCAGCTCTCACAGGACTCCTGCACCTGAAGTAACCTCTTCTACTTCTTCTTCATTTCCTCTACTTGAACACTTCTCTATGGCAGACAGCTTCCAGTCTGAGAATGGGGATGATATATTGACAGTAACTGAGACCAGCCAGGGGTTCAACTTTGAGTATAAATGGGAGCAGGCACGAGCTGAGCAGCCCTACTGCTCCTCTTCAGCTAGTGGACCACTGGGAAAGAATAATCCCCATTACCAGGATGTGTATTACCCTCTTAGCAATTCCATGGGTAGCTGCAAGGGTGAGAGCCTCCCTCTTGGGGTTTCTCCATCCTACTATGAGTCAGACCATCCAGGTGTGGTTCCAGTGCTAAGTGCACACAGCCCCTCAGTAAGTAGTGAGTACTACATCCGCATCGAAGAGCCAGTTGAGTGCAACATCAACTTAGAAGACACCAATCTTGATTACAGCCCAACACTTGAAGCCAGCAACAATAGCTTGTCCTCTGCAGGCAGGAGGAGCCCCATTGGGTCTCAGCCAAACACCTACTGGTCAGCAGCTAACGAACCCAACAGTAATGATTATGATTCAGATAGTAGCCTAACCATTGAGCCACTCCAAAGAAGAATTCCAACCTCGGTAGAGATAAACCAATCAGAAGTATGTTTTTCTTCAAGTGACAGGCACAATTTACAGTGTGAACAATCACCTCAAGCAGGGCCAGTTGTTCATTTGATAAGAGGACATGGTTCAGACTCTTATCAGCAGAGAAGAGGGTCAGGAAGCCTCTGCCATAGACTCGATGACGTAAAGGAAAGCCCACTCGGAGTTTCAGTCTCTCTTAGCAGTCCCAGCTTGGCACATTGTGACCCATACCTTGAGTCCAACCAGAGAACTGTAGAAAGAAGTATGGCCAATAAGGCCTATTATGACATGATGGGCCCCTTAGAAAAGAGTGTGCCAAAACCCCACTACATGAGCATTGATATTGATGCCGGTGATGGCCTTCTTTTGGGCAGGGGGAGTGCTGATTCGGAAGATGATGAAGATCTGTTTTCTCAGAACATGTTAACTAATTGGAACTCCAACCACTCAGCAAACAACAACAGTTTAAGTGATCGTACTCAAGCTGTGGGTTTTCGAGATGCATACCTTGATTTACGTCACCCAACACCCTCTTCTCAAGTTGGGAATTTGAAATCAAGAGCGTTGGAGACAAGCAACAGTTGCACATATAATTCCATCGATTCTCTCAAAGACCACTCATACATGGAAACTATGGATAGTATGCCCACTGCTAGTAAACCTCATGCTGACTCAGAGGGTGGTGAATACCTACATTTAAGCCCTGAAAGTACTCAGGATGTTGAATCATCTTCCAAATGTCATTCTGTCACAGAAAGTCAGCCTATTCATACACAGCAGAAGAACATTGTTCATAAACATATCAAAAACAACACATCAGACTTTCATGTAGGAGCTTGTTGCAGAATGAATCCATCAACTCTTCCATCAGAGCTTGTATTGACTAAAGAAAACGTGTTGCTTGAGACAAGGATATCCCCTGCACAGAAACTAAAACTTGGGACAGATGGTTCTGCTGAAGTTTGTGTAAAAATCATGTCATGCCCTATGGatctatctaaaacagttttagAGTGCAGCCATTTGACAGACTGTAGAATGGTGCCCAACAACTCCAGTATCAGTCTAGTGGAAATTAATGACTGCAGCGATGACCGCATGGACATCCCCTCTGGAGTTTTAGCAGATTATACCTTGGAGTATGCAGAGGTGGGCAATATTGACCTAACTCATAGAACAATGCGGAGTGAGACTGGGTCCAGACACTGTGAGGACACAATTAATCTTGCCTCTAGCAGCAGCCCATGTGAGGCCTTCAGCCCTGATAGTTACCACACGTCCATTCAGCCGAAATCCTTAGACAGTGGCTATGACACAGAGAATAATGAATCCCCAGAGTTTATCTTGAAAGACTTTGAAGGGAATCCAGCCCTTAGCACTAGTGTAGAATCAGATGAGTGTGACATGTTGCTCAATATGGACCTAGATGAAGATGTTAATGTAATGCTCCTGCATCCATCTAGCAGTCATCTTCCGCTGATCAGCCTTGGTGAGAGGAATCAGTACAGAGACTCTGCTTATTTTTCTGACTATGACATGGAGAATGACAAGAGCCCCAGTGAAGGGGTCCAAATGTTCTTCAATCGCCAAGATGAGGATGATGCCTTTGATCTCAAAGCAGAAAAAGAGGGCTCAGAAAAGACATTTGGGAGAGAAGGTTGTAGCATGGAGAGTGAGAAGGGAAATGGCATATCTGTGCCAAAGGACAACAGTGCTGCCCTTAATGCTAAACAGTTGTGTCTTAAAAAGTCAAACCCAAATCTCTGTCCATCACCTGCATCAGTTCCAATGATATCTATGCTTTCACCCATTCCTCCAGAGATGGGGGGTTGCTTGACCAAGGAGTCAACTCCAGATGATGGTATTGGGCTGGAATCTGATCACTCTGGAGAGGAACCAAACTCTGAATGCTACTCATCCACAGTGTCTGAAGGCTCTTCCTCAACACAGGAGGCCTCAGGTCTGGAGGAGCAGTTTAATGGAGACACCAGAGACTTTTCCTCAGCAGAGTCATTAGGCTCAGACTCTACCATAATAGAATTCAGTGGGGAGATAATCCAAGCAGAGGAGCAAGAGGCCAGTAACAAAGTGGACAATCCGGAGCTTCCAAGGGAAGAAAACAATGTGGAAATGGAAGATTCAGTAGAGAAAGGTGCCATAGGTTCAGGACTTTCAAAACCAAAGCGTGATGAATCTTTGGAGAATATTCTTCCAGCCTTGCCAGAAGACCTAGATGTTCCAGCTCCACTAGGGAATGGAGAGGAAGCAGATGAAGAGGATTCAGAGGATAGTGATGAGTCTGATGAAGTACTTTTTAGCTACAACATACAGGAGCAGAGTGATGAGAGCGATGAAGAGTTCCCTGTGGTGCCAGTCGTTGTTAGCGATCGTAGCAGTGCACGCCATCTACGCAGCCTCCTCAAAATGCCCTCCTTACTAACACAGTCCTTCTGCGATGAGCTGGAGAGCAAGAAAAAAGCAGTGTCATTCTTTGATGATGTCACTGTGTTTCTGTTTGATCAGGTTTGTAGAATTATCTCTTGTAGTTTTGAGGCAGTGCATTTAGAAGCAtgttattttcatttcagaaaaatacATTGATTTGCGCAGTGCTTAAATGACTCACAGCCTGTGTCTTGCTGTGTATTGATTCAGGAGAGCCCCACAGGTGAGCTTGGGGACTATAGTTTTCCTGTGGATGAAGAACCCACTGGCCAGGCTTCAGAGGTGGAGCTGCCACAACCCCAAAATAGGGTCACTACCCCTGAGGAATCACCAGGACAGAATGTCTCAGAAGAAAGTGAGTGTTCAATTACAATTCCTGGATATTTCCTCTCGTTTAGTAACAATTCACAAGCCTCTCACTCTAAACAGGTGGGTCATTTCAGTGGCAAGATGATTTTCCATTGATTCAAAGCCCTTCAACATCAGAAACTGGTTCTGAAGAGATCGCTACACCACCCAACTCTCCCGTCACGTCTCCAGATGAAAAACCAGCACCACCGATTTCCCGATTTAGTGTCTCTCGTTTTTCCATTACGCATGTGTCTGACTCTGACATGGACTCCATTGGAGGTCAGTTCTGCTAACacaggctacgttcacactgcaatcAAATACGACCCAAATCAGAATTTTTGCTCACATGTGACTCAGATCTGTTTTTGTCATGACAGTGTGAACAGCACAAGCCACATGGAATCTGATCTTTTCAATTCCGATTTGTGCCACTTCCTTACATGGTACTAAATCCGATACAGGTCAGATGATTTGCAATGCGACCACAGTGTGAATAGTCATGTCGGAATTCATTTGACTTTTACATCACTCTAGATCAAAATTTGTCATAATTCCGCGCTGATTGGCGACACTTCAATGATTTTACATACCTAAAGTTAAGACAATTGTGAAAGGTAATCCATGAAGTTTGATGTGTCAGAACTCACAAGTATTACAATGACAACTTTGCTGTATACCAGCAAAACATGAGTGCTCATGtcataaaagtttaaaaactctGCTCTTTTTTTTGTCCCGTCCTtgtctttatttttcatattgcctGCACAAAATTTTGCTGGCTTTTGCAGCAGATCACACTATAACTAAAATGCATAATTGATTAAATGATGTCCTCCATGTTTACTTTTGTATAACAGTGCGCTGCGCAAGTGTTGCCAAATCTATAGTTTTACTGAAGAATTAGGCTACATTTTTCCACTGTTGCCACGGGTTGTTTGAATTAGTTTTGAGAAGCTATCGGCCAaattttgttgtgaaaatctgAAAACCCTGTTCACATTGTTCTTTTGTGCATGCAGGTCAGTTCAGAACAGTGAACTGTTCACACTGGATATTGGATATTTTCCACATTTAAAACGGCGTGAAtagctacacacacaaacacacaaaaaaaaatggatCTGAGCAAAAATTGGAATTGAGCACTAAAGCTCGCCATAAAGACATGGTTGATAGAGTTTAGAAACATTAGGTGCTAGATATAATGCTTTTGCATTTGAGTTTGTTGCTGTATGCAGGGTTGACATTGAAAGTTAACTAGCTTTCTCTTTTTGTCACACAGGTAACAATGAGAATGGGGTCCAGGAGTGAAAGGGTCAATACCCATTTAATTGAAGAGGTGTTTAGAACCCATATGGTTTGATTTGGTCTCATCAGACTGTGGGCTTTCCTGTATcgctatatatttttgttcttttaaatgtgCTGGACAAAAGGGTCCTGTCAACCTGATATGCTGTTTGGACACAGTGCCTCATATTGTAGTGGATTAGCCAGCCCTTCCCTTGTGTTTCTAGACAGATGTTGGTTAAGTGACAGTTTTTTGAGGACAACAGTTTTAAAAACAGAAGGAATGATCTGTATAACAACATATTTATTATCTATGTATTAGAACATGAGGTGAGAAGATTATAACTTATTTGCACAATTCAGTATCAGTATCATGCTGAAATCatctcttttatttcattttacacatACAATATAGATGCAAGGCTGTTCTCCTCATTTGCTTGTCATGCCTCATATCGTCAATATGTGGTTTACAGTCTGAAAGATCTGTCATAGTGCTTTACATTTTTCAGTTTGACCCAATGAGCTGCATAAAATAGTTTCAAGATGTTCGGCCCTCATAAAAGAAAGACCCACATTTATTATTGAGGGTGCAAAGAAATATATACATTGAACCCCTCACTACAAGCTGCTCAAATGTGATGTTTTCTATATTTGACCACTTTTAACTAAACTTTAGCTCAGGGGTGTTAAGGGTATGGTACAAAAATAgatatattaacaatataaacCATCACACTTAAATTCCTCATAGAGTCTTAAACagtgttttgctttatttttaatgcCGAAGAACTTTTACAACTACCTGCACTTTCATTAATGACTTAGGATATCTTTATACATCTCTTATCCCATAATCAAGTACTTAATCAAAATCAAGATCTAATTTATATCTTATTAAAAGTGCAGTTTAATCACTAACTCTTAACACTTCTTCTCTGGTTAGATTTTTAAACCCCTAGATCAAAATATCCAACATATTTTATGGATGACAGTGATATATTAcagtacttgttttttttttttttttttgctgagaaGCAATAACAGTATTGCAAGAGAACAGATAACAGACCAACTATTTTTGCTTTTAACTATTATGGTAGCATGCATATATATGATAGCTCACATATGGGTCATTCCTGTTATGCAGCAATTCAAACTTTCAGAAATATAAGGCACTTTAACACTTTAAAAATAGTTCACGTGCTACATTCTGTGTGCTCTGAGGTCAGTAGCTTTATGTGAGAAATATAAGAATTTAAGTTGTTATTTAAAAAGATACATCCAAACTTTGGCATGGCACAGTCATAATGCCTTTTGACTGCAACTACTGAATGTTTACACGAGTGCAAGGTTTCACTGTTAAGTTTATAATTATCAAGCCattataataacaaattaaaaattcaatcTGTTCTTCACATAAAGCTACTGTATGACTTCTGATGGATTTAAATAAGCTACATTTATGATAACATCTATGGTGCTTGCCATATTTGGAGCGGTAGCTCAGACATTCAGTTCTTTGTGTTCCAAAACTTGAATTTAATATATCATCCAGTATATGATAGGGGCATGAAAATAAGAGGAGGTATAAGAGGAATGACCCTGGTGGTACTGATGATGATAAGTTTATTGGTGCTTGTCAGGATCAGAACTTAAGCAAGTCCATCACAGCAATCAGTCTCGGGCATGAATATCTTTTGCTTTGAGTCCGAGAGCTACATTTCAGAATAAACCGGTGGGTCACAGGTGTATACTTCACAATTGTGGTACTCAAAGACGCATAAACAAGCTAAAGAGAGAAGAGGGACCATATCGTCTGTGAACAAAATGTGTTACAAACAACAACGGCAGCTCCTGCAGATCTGATCCTCCGTCTGTGATGATGCCTTGTCTCAGAagtgttatttttgttaaatcCAATAACAAATAGATGTTCAAAAATTATACTACAAAACAATTCAGATGGTCCAGACTGCATGTGGGCTTCATGTGTTTCTACAAGTTTCTCTCAATATATTTGGTCTTTTGTCCCTATATGGTCTGAGGTGTAACACAGAGAAAAGTTATGACCTGTTTTACACGATGATCTGTTTAAATGTAACGTACAGCTGTACCGGTCATGTTCTACCTTGAATCACTGGAGCCCATACACATTTGTGCCAATGCTGTAAGTCACAATCACTGCTCTTGTACCCTCGCTTTCTCGCTGTATGCCTTTCAAGAGTTTTATACTGTGCTAATAAACCTTGCGGCAGTAGGTACTTTTTCTCATTCAGAACATCAGTGCTTCATTCGGCTGGTTGTGGTTgccaaaaaaaagtcaaatgaaaGTGAACTAAATGTTGAATGTTGCATTGAAGGGAAAAGTCTGTTGTTACTGCCTCATAGCTGTCGAACCGTATGCCCTCACGACTCATGCCTACTGTACCATTCTAAAAATAAACCAAACTATAGTTTGCCCTTGTGCCTGTGACAGTTATTAAAGattcctcatatatatatatatatacacacacacacactcatgcatacaCATATCCAGTATGCACTTAAACACCACTAATGAAAatgattgttttgcattttttgtaGTTTGGGAGAAACCTGTTGTTGATGTTCTCCAGCATGTTTTGAGATGATCCAAAGAACAGCTTGAGAAAATAATTTCTAGGTTAAAACATGATATCTCAGCCATTTGAACCTATACAATCTGAAAGAGTGGCAGTTTAAATGTgccttttttatttcagaaaagaaaagaatgttCACATACATTTGCAGTTGTccataaatatgaataaacagaagagccaaaacaaaaataaaacattataaaattggTTTCAAAGCTGATCAGACAAAATCTTCCAGTCCATGGAAGAATCACACATCGATCCCACCTTTCTCACACGATCCACAGAAGATGCCCTAATATAGAAAACATGCAATTCATAGCAGGATCTAAAGTAGTTGATACTGTATTTTCCATATCATTTCAAAAATCAGTGGTTAAATTGCTAGTAATGTTCAGTCCCTCAAGCAGAAACAAACCAAAAGATATATTTACAGAACctgtaaatattttattctaaGTCTATTTTTGATATTTAATAAGCAGTATTGCTCAGTACGTAGAAAAGCAAAAGCAGCAGGTGAAAACAAATAAACCTTCTTATATATCTATAACAGTCATTGGAATTTctaggtaaataaaaaaaggtacagtagaagcaaataataatacaaaaatcagATGGAACAACAAAATATCACATAAAGCAATTCCCTTTACTTACACCAGTGGAGTTACAGATATTCAAAACCGCATAGAGCACAAAACAGCAATAAAAGGCACAGTTCCTGTGTCGGTGCCACTTGTATGAAAAATTGCACTATATATTGCATCTAATATACTGTACAGATCTCTACAAAGACAGAGAATTCACAGAGGCATCACTAAAACTTTAGCAAAGCACAGTGGTCTGTTTAATACAGAGTGACCACAGCATCAAGATCCCTGCGAAGAGGTTCCATCAGCTTTCTGAAATGATGTGATAgaggcatttgaaacaaaacATACATAACTGACAGAAAAAGAAAGGCTCCCCTTTAGAAATAAAAGATCTCATGTTTAAATGAGCAGGCTTACACTTTccctccccccaaaaaaaaagcacTGTCATTTCAGTTGTGCCTGATTTGTTTGATGAAGAAAACCATTCAGAAAAACTGTTAACTTTTAAAATACGTGAATTGGTGGATACAAATACCATTAATTGTAAAGCTACAGAGTTAAGATCATTACTCTAATCCTTTAAGAACACAACCA from Carassius carassius chromosome 1, fCarCar2.1, whole genome shotgun sequence includes:
- the LOC132151488 gene encoding serine/threonine-protein kinase LMTK1-like isoform X2, with protein sequence MRRMKALVFVAVMSSVLFNPSFAFSSHFDPGGSPLSELSWPSSLAVVAVSFSGLFTFVFLMLTCLCCKKGDISFKEFENTEGEEGQADLSTLASPSSQNDPEVYILPLTEVSLPVSKQPSKSFQQLKSTDLGRHSLLYIKEIGQGWFGKVLLGEVNAGLSTTQVVVKELKASASVQEQMHFLEEVQPYWVLQHPALLQCLSQCSEVTPYLLVMEHCPLGDVKGYLRSCRAADSMTPDPLILQRMACEIASGLLYLHKHNYIHSDLALRNCLLTSEMAVKIGDYGLSHSKYKDDYYVTADQIWVPLRWIAPELIDEVHGNLLVVDQTKSSNVWSLGVTIWELFELGNQPYRHYTDRQVLTYAVKEQQLKLPKPLLKVPLCERWYEILQFCWLQPEQRPVVEEVHLLLSYLCAKGATDAEEDFEKRWNSLRPSLGSSSSHRTPAPEVTSSTSSSFPLLEHFSMADSFQSENGDDILTVTETSQGFNFEYKWEQARAEQPYCSSSASGPLGKNNPHYQDVYYPLSNSMGSCKGESLPLGVSPSYYESDHPGVVPVLSAHSPSVSSEYYIRIEEPVECNINLEDTNLDYSPTLEASNNSLSSAGRRSPIGSQPNTYWSAANEPNSNDYDSDSSLTIEPLQRRIPTSVEINQSEVCFSSSDRHNLQCEQSPQAGPVVHLIRGHGSDSYQQRRGSGSLCHRLDDVKESPLGVSVSLSSPSLAHCDPYLESNQRTVERSMANKAYYDMMGPLEKSVPKPHYMSIDIDAGDGLLLGRGSADSEDDEDLFSQNMLTNWNSNHSANNNSLSDRTQAVGFRDAYLDLRHPTPSSQVGNLKSRALETSNSCTYNSIDSLKDHSYMETMDSMPTASKPHADSEGGEYLHLSPESTQDVESSSKCHSVTESQPIHTQQKNIVHKHIKNNTSDFHVGACCRMNPSTLPSELVLTKENVLLETRISPAQKLKLGTDGSAEVCVKIMSCPMDLSKTVLECSHLTDCRMVPNNSSISLVEINDCSDDRMDIPSGVLADYTLEYAEVGNIDLTHRTMRSETGSRHCEDTINLASSSSPCEAFSPDSYHTSIQPKSLDSGYDTENNESPEFILKDFEGNPALSTSVESDECDMLLNMDLDEDVNVMLLHPSSSHLPLISLGERNQYRDSAYFSDYDMENDKSPSEGVQMFFNRQDEDDAFDLKAEKEGSEKTFGREGCSMESEKGNGISVPKDNSAALNAKQLCLKKSNPNLCPSPASVPMISMLSPIPPEMGGCLTKESTPDDGIGLESDHSGEEPNSECYSSTVSEGSSSTQEASGLEEQFNGDTRDFSSAESLGSDSTIIEFSGEIIQAEEQEASNKVDNPELPREENNVEMEDSVEKGAIGSGLSKPKRDESLENILPALPEDLDVPAPLGNGEEADEEDSEDSDESDEVLFSYNIQEQSDESDEEFPVVPVVVSDRSSARHLRSLLKMPSLLTQSFCDELESKKKAVSFFDDVTVFLFDQESPTGELGDYSFPVDEEPTGQASEVELPQPQNRVTTPEESPGQNVSEESGSFQWQDDFPLIQSPSTSETGSEEIATPPNSPVTSPDEKPAPPISRFSVSRFSITHVSDSDMDSIGGNNENGVQE